The Ancylobacter sp. WKF20 genome contains a region encoding:
- the gltA gene encoding citrate synthase has translation MDAINGTSAKTAKLTIGEESWDLPILGGTIGPDVIDIGKLYGQTGKFTYDPGFTSTASCESQITYIDGDEGVLLYRGYPIEQLAESGDFLETCYLLLYGELPTAAQKADFDYRVTRHTMVHEQMSRFFHGFRRDAHPMAVLVASVGAMSAFYHDSTDISDPQQRMIASIRMIAKMPTLAAMAYKYSIGQPFVYPKNELDYASNFLRMCFSVPCEEYKANPVLSRAIDRIFILHADHEQNASTSTVRLAGSSGANPFACIAAGIACLWGPAHGGANEAALKMLGEIGSVDRIPEYIKRAKDKNDPFRLMGFGHRVYKNYDPRAKIMQRTCHEVLGELGIKDDPLLDIAVELERIALQDEYFVERKLYPNIDFYSGITLRALGFPTSMFTVLFALARTVGWIGQWKEMIEDPGQRIGRPRQLYTGAAQRDYVPIARRK, from the coding sequence ATGGACGCCATTAACGGCACTTCGGCGAAAACCGCCAAACTCACCATTGGCGAGGAAAGCTGGGATCTGCCCATCCTTGGCGGCACCATCGGGCCCGACGTCATCGACATCGGCAAGCTGTACGGCCAGACCGGCAAGTTCACCTACGACCCCGGCTTCACCTCGACCGCCTCCTGCGAAAGCCAGATCACCTATATCGATGGCGACGAGGGCGTTCTGCTCTATCGCGGCTACCCGATCGAGCAGCTGGCCGAAAGCGGCGACTTCCTCGAGACCTGCTACCTGCTGCTGTATGGCGAGCTGCCGACCGCCGCCCAGAAGGCGGATTTCGACTACCGCGTCACGCGCCACACCATGGTGCATGAGCAGATGAGCCGCTTCTTCCACGGCTTCCGCCGCGACGCGCACCCGATGGCGGTGCTGGTGGCCTCGGTCGGCGCCATGTCGGCCTTCTATCACGACAGCACCGACATCTCCGATCCGCAGCAGCGGATGATCGCCTCGATCCGCATGATCGCGAAGATGCCGACGCTGGCCGCCATGGCCTATAAATACTCGATCGGCCAGCCCTTCGTGTACCCGAAGAACGAGCTGGATTACGCCTCGAACTTCCTGCGCATGTGCTTCTCGGTACCCTGCGAGGAGTACAAGGCGAACCCGGTGCTCTCGCGCGCCATCGACCGCATCTTCATCCTGCACGCCGACCACGAGCAGAACGCCTCGACCTCCACCGTGCGCCTCGCCGGCTCCTCCGGCGCCAACCCCTTTGCCTGCATCGCCGCCGGCATCGCCTGCCTCTGGGGCCCGGCCCATGGCGGCGCCAACGAGGCCGCGCTCAAGATGCTCGGCGAGATCGGCTCGGTCGATCGCATCCCGGAATACATCAAGCGCGCCAAGGACAAGAACGACCCGTTCCGCCTGATGGGCTTCGGTCACCGCGTCTACAAGAACTATGATCCGCGCGCCAAGATCATGCAGCGCACCTGCCACGAGGTGCTCGGCGAGCTCGGCATCAAGGACGATCCGCTGCTCGACATCGCCGTGGAACTCGAGCGCATCGCGCTGCAGGACGAGTATTTCGTCGAGCGCAAGCTCTACCCGAACATCGACTTCTACTCGGGCATCACGCTGCGCGCACTGGGCTTCCCGACCTCCATGTTCACCGTGCTGTTCGCTCTCGCCCGCACCGTGGGCTGGATCGGCCAGTGGAAGGAGATGATCGAGGATCCCGGCCAGCGCATCGGCCGTCCGCGCCAGCTCTACACCGGCG